CGTCGCCGGTGACCGCGCTCGCGGCGGCGATCTATTACCTGATCTACATGCAGGTCGAGGCCTACGTGCTGAGTCCGCGCATCATGTCGCGCGCGGTCGCCGTGCCCGGCGCCCTCGTCGTCATCGCCGCCGTGGCGGGCGCAACGCTCGGCGGCGTGCTCGGGGCGCTCGTGGCCATCCCGGTGGCGGCTTCGCTCGTCATCATCATGGACAAGGTCGTGTTCCCGCGACAGGACCGGATGTAGCGCTGCAGCGCGAACGAGCGCGCGTGCCGGTCAGAACCAGATGCTGAGGTGCGGCGTGCGCTCGGACGCGAACATGCGGTCCGCGAGCGCGATCGACCCGGGCGCCACCTCTGCCAGCCGACCGGCACGCGCGAGCACCGAAGGCCGCACCCCGCCGAGGTAGATCGCGCCGAGCTCCTGCACGCCGAGGCGGATGCCCTGGGACGGGCGCGAGCGACGCGTGCTCTGCGCGACCCGCGATGCTGTGACGCCCGCCGACGGCGTATCGTCGACCCGCCGCAGCTCGCCCCGCCCGTTGCCGGCGACCTCGAGCTCGAAGGTGCCGTCGGCGTGGCCGTCGGGATCGGCGATCTCGAGGGTCAGGGTGCCGGTCGCGCCATAGACCCGAGCCGAGAGTGCCGCGACCGGGTCGAGCACGCGCACCCAGAGGTGGTCGACGACGTCGCTGACCGTGATCGCCCGCGGGTCCTCGAGCAGCCACGCCACCGGCTCGTCGACTGAGCGCAGTCGCCCGCGCACGGCCGTCACGAAGTCCTGCTCCACGAGGAATCGCCAGAGCGCGCGCTCCGCGTCGTCGGTGGCGGCAACGAGGAAGTCGAAGTCGAGGATGCCGGGCTCGTCGAGCTCGCGCGTGATGCGATAGGTGACGAAGCCCTGCGGCTGGCCGTCTTCGTCGTCGTAGCGCACCACCCGGGTTGCTCGGGCGAAGTCCCGTTCGGGATCGATGAGCCCGAGCACGCGATCGAGAAGGCCGGGCCAGCGGTCGATCTCGCCCGGGGTGCGCGCGACGGCGCGACGGACGAGGGCTGCGGCGTCGTCGCGCAGCTCGGCGGGCTCGATGAGCTCGAGGCGTCCGGGCGCGGCGGGACCGATCCAGCGAACCCGGGGACGGTCGATCGTGATGGTCGCCGCCTGTGCAGCGGGGGCGAAGCCGAAGCGACCGTAGATCGTCGCCTCGGTGGCGGTGAGCATCGCGAGCGCAGCGCCGGCGGCACTGGCATCGGCGACGCTGCCCGCCATGAGCGCCCTCGCAATGCCGCGGCGCCGATGCGTCGGCGAGACGGTGACCGAGCTGACCGCCCAGCCGTCGACACTGCGCCCGCCGGGCACCGTGAGTCCGGCCGGCCAGCCCGACACCGTCGCGACAGGAGTCTCGCGGTCGGCGGCCTTCGGGTCGTAGACGCCGAGCACGCGCCGGTCTGTCAGGACCTGCAGCTGGTGCGCGGCATCCGTCTTCCGGGGCCGGGCGCGGTGGAAGCCGCGTATGTCTGCCTGGATCCACGCCGCGAGCGCGGCCCGGTTGCCCGGGTCGAGCAGTCGGTACTCGAGTCCCTGCGCCGCGATGGCAGCGGATGCCGCGGAGTCGAGCGGGATGTCCTGCAGATCGAACGACATCATCCCAGAGTACCTGCGGCAGGCTGGGGAGTCGGGCGAGCCCGTCAGGTGCGCAGGATCCTGCCGCCGCCCCTCGTGCGCGAGACCGCGTCGACCGTGGCCGCGAGGATGAGCACGCTGCCCGTGACCACGAGGTTGACCCCCGCGGGGAGGTTGAGCAGCCCGAGTCCGTTCGTGATGACGGCGATCACCAGCGCGCCGACGGCGGCGTGCAGCAGGCGGCCGCGGCCGCCGAAGAGGCTCACGCCACCGACGACCGCAGCGGCGACGCCCGACAGCACGATCTCACGGCCGGCGGCCGCGTCGACCGCGCCGACCTTGCTGATCGAGAACAGGCCGGAGACGACGGCGAGGCTCGAGCAGATGATGAACGCGGTCCACCGGATCAGCATGACCTTGACGCCCGCGCGCCGCGCCGCTTCGGCGTTGCCGCCGATCGCGTAGAGGTATCGTCCGTACCTCGTGCGGTCGAGTACGAACGTGCCGATCCAGAGGATGACGAGCACGATCGGCACGACGATCGGCACGCCCTCGACGGCTCCGACCGACTGGCCGCGGTTGCGGCTGAGGATGCCGACCACGGCGCCGCCGATGACCGCGATGACGCCGAGCTTGATCCAGACGAGCGTGATCGTGCGGTTGGGAACGCCGGCGCGTGTGCGACGGGCGCGATCCCAGAACGAGGTCGCCGCCGAGACCGCGAGAATGATCGCGAGCATGGCCCACCCGGCCCAGACCGGGAGGTTCTGGTTCTGGATGGCCCTGATCTCGGGGATCTGCACGCGGTAGAGGCCGCCCGCTCCGATGATCATGAGCGTGAGTCCCTGATAGCCGAGGAAGAGGCCGAGGGTCACGACGAACGAGGGGATGCCGACCCTCGCGACGAAGAAGCCGATGAACGTGCCGGTGAGGATGCCGGCGGCGAACGCGATCGCCAGCGCGATCATCCACGGCACTCCGTGCACGTTGACGAGCACGATGAACAGGGCCATCGTCATGCCGCTCGTCACGCCGGCCGACAGGTCGATCTCTCCGAGCAGCAGCACGAACACGAGGGCCATGCCCAGCATGACGAGCGTGGCCGCCTGGGTCAGCAGGTTGGCGAAGTTCCGCTCGGTCAGGAAGAACGGGCTGAGCAGACTGAACAGGATCGTCAGCACGACGAAGCCGCCGACGGCCGGCAGCGCGCCCATCTCGCCGCTCCGCAGGCGCTGGAGGTACCCGCGAACCTGGTCTTGGATCGTCCCCTCCTGGCCGCTGCCGATGAGGTCGCCTGTGCCGGGGCCTGGCGCGGCGTCGGAGGTGGACACCGTCTCTGGTGCGCTCATGCGCTCGCTCCTGCCGCGGTCTTCGTGCCGGTGATGTAGCCGACGACGTCGTCGCTCGTGGTGTCCTTCGTGTCGAGCGTGGCGACCATCTGCCCGAGGTAGAGCACGTAGATGTGGTCGGCGACGGCGAACACGTCGGCGAGGTTGTGGCTGATGATGATGACCGCGACGCCCTGCTCGGCGAGGCGCTCCACGAGGTGCAGCACCTGCTCGGTCTGTGCGACGCCGAGGGCGGCCGTCGGCTCGTCGAGGATGACGACGCGTGCCTTCTTCAGCACCGCACGGGCGATCGCGACCGTCTGCCGCTGGCCGCCCGAGAGTGAAGCCACCTTCTGTCGCACCGACTTCACGGTGCGCACCGAGAGGGAGCGGAGGGTGTCGGATGCCTCGCGCTCCATGCGGCCCTCGTCGAACGTGCCGCTCACCGTCTCCTCGCGACCGAGGAACATGTTCTGCACGATGTCGAGGTTGTCGCAGAGCGCGAGGTCTTGGTAGACGACCTCGATCCCGAGGTGTGCGGCGTCGCGTGGGGTGTGCAGCACGACCTCTTCACCGTCGAAGCGCACGGTGCCGGCATCGTAGGGCTGCACGCCGGCGAGGCCCTTGATGAGCGTCGACTTGCCCGCGCCGTTGTCGCCCACGAGGGCGGTGACCTTGCCCGGGTAGGCCTTCAGGCCGACGCCCTTGAGCACGCTGACCGGCCCGAAGCTCTTGA
The Agromyces albus DNA segment above includes these coding regions:
- a CDS encoding GNAT family N-acetyltransferase; translation: MSFDLQDIPLDSAASAAIAAQGLEYRLLDPGNRAALAAWIQADIRGFHRARPRKTDAAHQLQVLTDRRVLGVYDPKAADRETPVATVSGWPAGLTVPGGRSVDGWAVSSVTVSPTHRRRGIARALMAGSVADASAAGAALAMLTATEATIYGRFGFAPAAQAATITIDRPRVRWIGPAAPGRLELIEPAELRDDAAALVRRAVARTPGEIDRWPGLLDRVLGLIDPERDFARATRVVRYDDEDGQPQGFVTYRITRELDEPGILDFDFLVAATDDAERALWRFLVEQDFVTAVRGRLRSVDEPVAWLLEDPRAITVSDVVDHLWVRVLDPVAALSARVYGATGTLTLEIADPDGHADGTFELEVAGNGRGELRRVDDTPSAGVTASRVAQSTRRSRPSQGIRLGVQELGAIYLGGVRPSVLARAGRLAEVAPGSIALADRMFASERTPHLSIWF
- a CDS encoding sugar ABC transporter permease, whose translation is MSAPETVSTSDAAPGPGTGDLIGSGQEGTIQDQVRGYLQRLRSGEMGALPAVGGFVVLTILFSLLSPFFLTERNFANLLTQAATLVMLGMALVFVLLLGEIDLSAGVTSGMTMALFIVLVNVHGVPWMIALAIAFAAGILTGTFIGFFVARVGIPSFVVTLGLFLGYQGLTLMIIGAGGLYRVQIPEIRAIQNQNLPVWAGWAMLAIILAVSAATSFWDRARRTRAGVPNRTITLVWIKLGVIAVIGGAVVGILSRNRGQSVGAVEGVPIVVPIVLVILWIGTFVLDRTRYGRYLYAIGGNAEAARRAGVKVMLIRWTAFIICSSLAVVSGLFSISKVGAVDAAAGREIVLSGVAAAVVGGVSLFGGRGRLLHAAVGALVIAVITNGLGLLNLPAGVNLVVTGSVLILAATVDAVSRTRGGGRILRT
- a CDS encoding ATP-binding cassette domain-containing protein: MDKPIIELTGIVKSFGPVSVLKGVGLKAYPGKVTALVGDNGAGKSTLIKGLAGVQPYDAGTVRFDGEEVVLHTPRDAAHLGIEVVYQDLALCDNLDIVQNMFLGREETVSGTFDEGRMEREASDTLRSLSVRTVKSVRQKVASLSGGQRQTVAIARAVLKKARVVILDEPTAALGVAQTEQVLHLVERLAEQGVAVIIISHNLADVFAVADHIYVLYLGQMVATLDTKDTTSDDVVGYITGTKTAAGASA